The Chryseobacterium indologenes genomic sequence AATGGTCATGGATTATGTTTTCTGTGGCTTGTATGGCTGTAAGCGGCCTGTTTCTATGGTATGCACAGAAAAGTATTCCTATTGGAACCGCCTATGCAGTCTGGACAGGAATAGGTGCAGTAGGAACTTTATTGGTAGGTGTATTATTCTTCCAGGATTCCGCAAATGTATTCAGATTGTTGTCGGCATTACTGATCGTGATCGGCATTGTGGGACTTAAAATATTTTAACGAAAGATTGTTATCAGAAATAAATTGGCTTAAGTGTATCCACGTAACCTTAAGCCAATACTAAACCAACCACATTCTGTATATTATTTGTTTAATAGGTATCTAACATGGCAACTTTTCCTTCAATAACTCCTTTCCTATCAGTATGGGTAGAAATTCTGTCTGCGGTATTAAATACACCAGCAGAAAAATCTTTCTTAACAGGAACAGAATAAGAATTGCCATGAAATCCTTTATATCCGAAAGCGAAACCTGCCGTCATCAGAAGCAAGAAAATCGCGTATATTACTTTTTTAATTTTCATTATTTCAGTGTTTTTTGTCAATTTATAAATCAAATCTGGGAAACGAGCCACCCAATGAAATTAACAGCTACCCATAAGCAGCTTCTCCATTTAAAAGCTTACTGATATTTCATAATTATGGATGTTTTTAGCTTGTTGTCATTCAAAGTTCGGCAATTGGTGAATTGTATGATGACATCTATATATCAACAACAGAATACGGTCTACTAAAAATAATAATCAGCATAATGATTAGATATTCCGGGAATGATCAATCATTAAATAGCTCTATACCGGAACGTAATCAGAGTTCCAAAAAAGGTTTGTAGGTTCTTCCAACCGGAAGTTTCTTGCCATTGATCTGAATAATATTGGCTGATTTCACTTCGATTTTTGAACGGGAAATAATATATGATTTATGAATACGGGTAAACATCCCGGGATGTAAACTTGCTTCTATTTTGCTGAGAGGCATTTTAAAGGTCAGGGTCCCAGTTTTAGTATGAATACTAATGTATTCCCTTAAACTTTCAATATAAAAAATATCCTGCAAAATAATCTTTTTTTGTTTTTTCCACTGTTGATAAAGATATAGTCACGTTCAGCGATTTCCAGCAGTGCATCTTCCGCTTCCATAAGGTACTTAAACTTTCCGATAGCTGTTACAAAACGATCATAAGGAATGGGTTTCATGAGATAATCGGCAATATCTAACTCATAGCCTTCTACGGCATACTGATGATATGCTGTTGTAACAATAACAAACGGCGGATTTTTTAACTTCCTCAAAAAGTCAAATCCTTTTACTACAGGAAGATGAAGATCCAGGAACATAAGATCTACCTCATGAATACTCAAAAGACTGCTGGCATATACAGCATCTGCGCATTTGCC encodes the following:
- a CDS encoding multidrug efflux SMR transporter, whose amino-acid sequence is MNWIALIIAGIFEIGWPLGLKLSQQPESSNKWSWIMFSVACMAVSGLFLWYAQKSIPIGTAYAVWTGIGAVGTLLVGVLFFQDSANVFRLLSALLIVIGIVGLKIF